Part of the Musa acuminata AAA Group cultivar baxijiao chromosome BXJ3-10, Cavendish_Baxijiao_AAA, whole genome shotgun sequence genome, CAAGATCGAACGCACAAACAACATGCCACAATGTGCAGCGAGCGACCGCTGCTGCCTACAGGTCATGGGAAGAGCGGCTGGAACCGAATGGACTCGGTGGAAAGACGCGACCGGTGCTACCCGAGCCGACGTCCACGCCGCAGCTCTCCGCACGGAACCTCGCCGCCCCGTCGATGCCGGAGCGCTCCCAGTGGTCAAAACTGGCACTTCCTGTCGGCTTCTTCGCGCCGCTCGTCACGTCCACCGCCTTCTCGCTGACGCACCCCAGTAGAAGCCCCGACCGCGACGATCTCCTCGTCTTGCGGAGGCTCGCGGCCGGAGCGACCCGTTCCGATGCGATCGAGAAGTTGGCTACGCTGCCCGTGACCACGCTCCACTCGACGCTGGCTTCGCTTGGCTCGTAGGCCGCCGTGGTCACCGACTCGGTTCCCTCGTGGGTGATGAAGGGATGTGAACTCGTCATCGATAGGCTCTCGATTTCGAACAGGTCCGAGCTCGCATCGCTTTGGACATCGTCGTCTCGTCCACCCTCGCCGCCACTGGCAATCTTGAGACTTCTCCTATGGGTCGAGGCGGTGTCGAAGAAATCTGGAGCAAACACCACCCTGGGACCTCCTCCGCCTTTCCTCTCTTCTCTGGAAGCAAACACCTGCTGTCTCAAACCAGGACTAATACTTTTCAGTCTCGAGTCACTCACCAAGTGCTCGTCGCGTCTCTCCCCAGCTTGCGGGAGCTGCTTCCTGAGGCCGTCCGATCTAGCATGAGACAGGGCGTCTTTGTCGATGTCAATGGCGTCCTTCCTAGCGCATGAGCACGGGAAGACACCAAGAAACCGCTTACCTTTAACTTTTCTCTGCCCGCCGGGAACCGGGTGCTTGCGGCGGTCCCGGAGCAGCGTGTTCCGGCTGTTGCAGGTCATCTCAGAACTGATGCTGCCGGTCGTCGACCTGGATCTCACCCTCACTCTCACTTCCTTCTTAGTTGGCTTCTCAGGTCCATTCTCAGGCGCTTGCGGTGGCGCATCGCCGTCCATTCCTCCGCTGAAGTACTTCTCTGCATCAAAGATTTCGATCTCGCCATCGAGAGTTCTCCTCGTCCCTAAGCTTATTCGGCATGACAAGCGTTCCGGAGCAGAGTTTCCCAGCTCCGGTGGGAAGTTCTCTCTAACAAGAGCAAGATACGTCGAGAAGGAATCATCTCGGGGCTTACTGGGCCTGTTCTCGAAAGCAAGGGGAGCCTTTGGAGCTACTTTGACAGAGGCCATGGGGACTATAAGAGTGACGAAGAATTTGCATGCACTACAAGAAGTTCATTTACAGAACCAACACAGATGATCGAGCGAAGACCAAGGAAAAGGAATCCAAAGCAAAGACTGATGCTGGAATCACTTTCTTAATTTCTTCTACTGAGGAAAAGCTTAAGCATCATCAAATAGTTGAGCAGGGAAGGGATAGCTGAACAATGGAGAAAGTTGCATCCATTGGAGAGGAAGGATTTGATGTGGAAGTAGGAGATGATGTGTTTGGTGTGTGCCTGAAACATTGAGAGACAGTTCCTTTATGTAGGCTTTGAGATGGATGAGACTGGTCCATGGTTTGGAATTGGCTCCCTCATCAAATGGGATAGATAGATTTCTGGTTAGATATTGTAGATGTTAGTGCGTGTATACATCAAACATCACAAGAattcagatatatatataaatatatatatatatatataattataattataatgtaGATAGTAACAGATGTGTCTTAAGCTCCATTTTATAATTTAGgaatcaaaatataatattacggtttaatcttatatcaaaagtgagaaaagattaaatgaatttataTGGATTAGATGAGTCTATTATTTTTAACTCGTTTAAGTATTTCTTGAATAATAATTATCGATCGAGTCGATAGAAAAAGTTATAATTTTGGATATGAGGTTTAATCATTATGTCAAATTTTCTTGACCATATGTTAAAAGGATATTGTTATTTCTTTTCAAGATTATCTTCAATTTATGACTCCCTAAGGGATGAATAATGGACCATTGGAAGATGCTGAGTCCAAATTTATTACTGATAATGAGTTCTAATCATGGAGAACAGAGGGCTATGAGGAAGGGAATTCAACAGCAATTGGTTCATTAAATCATCAATATGTGCTGAAGATTGAAGCTTTAGTGCCTACTACTACTGTCCATCTGATAAGCTAAAGCCATTTCAACTTGAATGCTTCGCTTGTAGCTAGAAAAATGATGGCATGTGGTAGGGAACTTAAGCACAAGCATACTCCATCTGAGGTTTAACATTTGAGTGTCTATGGCCACAAGAAATCAAGTGGTTTGCATCGATATCTTCCCAATCTACTTGTTAGATTGGCCTCAGTTGATCACCTAAGCAGATTTTATGTTTGCAACTGCATGGAGATGGCTTTCTGATGCACATCTGCTCCATTTTAGTGGCAGTAGCAAAGAATAGATGAAGCAGAGTGACAGTACAATTCACATCTTTCTGGTATTCTTTCTGCTTGCCAATGGTGATGACATTGTTGTACAAGAACAGCAGGAAAAGATGAGCCATTACTTGTCTGTGACAGTCCTCTTAGACAACATCAGCATCATTTATTTCAGCTCAGGGAAAGCTGCACCAATGATAGGATGACTggatctttctctctctaaagTAACACACACCAAACCAGCATTAAGGCAGACAGCTCCAAAAATGACAGTCCAAAGAGTAGCCGATTGCAGACTCCGGGGATGATCAAAGGGAATGTCGGGCGAGTTGTCAATGCCAGCGTCCAAATCATGACACTCCCATCTGCTTTATTAGATCATTAATCGGAAAGTTGGCTTTAAATACCTTCACATCAGACTGCTGAATTGTGCAGAGTCATGCAAAAGAGACAACTCTTGATGCTCTGCACCACATGACCCTCATGGAGGAGACTCTCAAGCAAATGCTAACCTCTGGTTTGATGTGTAGGAAACAATCATACATGATGAGCAAGCAATCAGAAGCAGAGTTTCCCTCTAATGAGGTGAGAAGCCAAGTAAATGACAGATTTGCTTGAGGCAAACATCATATTAAGAAGATTGACGAGTCTACCATCTTTAATCTTTCTTGTATCAGTGATTTGAAGCTATCATACAACTCTGTCAAATTGTCATGAGGATAGTCTTGTTTGCATGATATCTGGAAGAGTGGAATTTGATTCCAGTATTCCACCAAATCAGTGGAAGGGTTCACAAAAAGAATTGAGTCCTTATCCTTTTGGTAAAGTAAACATGTGGAGAATTTTGGATGTCATAGATGTCATAATCAGATATAATTAGAGATGATCATTATGTGATGCTAAAGGGCAACTACTTTTGTGTCACAACCTTCATTTAATGGAGCAAAATGTGAAGAGAATTTTGTTTGATGAGTTGAAGGGATGACACTAATCATTATAATTAATGATACAGCTGCTGCTGAAAAGAGAGACTAAGTAGTACCTCTTCCAATTCCTCTGggctatttcttcttcttttaaggtGAAGAAACTGCAAAATTAGCATTAATCAATGTCATAGGAAGATGATGAAATGCATGAAAAATTTGAACTGTTCTTGCCATTTTTTAACCAAAGCTGTGGAGTCACTTGACCAGCTAAAAAGCTTCATGATAGATAAGATCTTTTAAAAGTGAGTTTACAGTGACTTCAATTTTCATGTTTATTTCATTCCTTTGACaacctaaaaaaaataaaaataagtataAATGCATACGATAATAATGAAGTCATAGATCTCCCATGTTAGCCTACTTACTTCCTGACCCAATCCTAATTGtacattttctttatttttgatgaGATTAATTGAGTTATAATAGGCCCAACCCTAAGTGAGCTAGTTGTTCTAGCTAAACGATATTAATACATCAGTGATCTCATTACATCGAGTGATATTATAACTGAATTaatattaaaacaggaaaaagaaCTCAAATAGGAAAGTGTTATCCATTAGAGGAGTCGGAGGGCACGTCCGAACTATCATTATGTACATCTCACATGTGCCTAAGCTATGTTAAATCTTGACAAGAATATCTTTATCAAGCCTTAAAACATGGAAGATTATTGTTTCTTGATTTAATCCTACATCGAAAGTAGATTAAGATTAAGATTAATCAAAGGTTATAACACcccaatttaatttttgatattgaAGGTGGGTTAAAACTATCTATCTGTAGTGTTTTCCTTTAATTTGTGGTGTCCTGCTTTTAATTTGAAATGGGGAAATCAGATTAGCAACCTACTTCTTGAGTTCTTCAAAGATAAGAGGAGTCTTCCATCTTCCATTAAAGATAAAGCAGTGTGTGGAGTCTCCTCCAACCATTAAGACTTGAGATCCTACACCCAGACATGTCGGAGATCAAAGAACCCTCAGAAACAACCCAAAGAACCAGAGAGGATGCATGCAACTTCATCAGCTCCATTTCCGAGAGGCAACACTGAGCGCTATCCAGCATTCTTGTCGTCCTTGGTTACAGTAGGAACAGGCAGACATGCGGCAGTGACTTCCACAGTGTAGTCAAGCTCAGAGTCGAGGCAGACCTCCCCCCCTGACATCATCACGTCGGTGGCGGGATCTACGCGGGGCAGAGCTCACCTAACTCTCCTCCTCCATGGCCACCGCTTAATCACAGCCCGGATAAAGAACGCGAAGAGGGGGTGCGCTGCTGATCCATGCATTATGATCCGACAATGCGTCTGCTGCGTCTTTAATGGATGTGCCTCCCCGGATGCTGACTCCTCGATCCACCTGTGCGCGACAGACGTTCGATGTAGGTGCTGTGATGGTAATGCCCGGCGGCCCCGCcgagagctctctctctctctctctctctctctgcagtcTAACATACTGCTTCGTTGTCTCTGCTCTGCTCCAGCCCACGAGCCAATCTATAGCACGTTTTATCTCAAGAGTTTCTTGCGACTGAATGCATCCCAGACCTGAGGATGATGCCAAAAGACCCGAGGACGGAGGTGATTGTCGGTCAGTGATCGGTTCAACGAAGAGTATGCGACAGTTGTTTTCTAGGTGTCGTTTGGTAGCCTCAGCATTGACTCGTTCGAAGACCAGAGAATGGAGGAGACCGCATTGGCAGGCAGTCGCAGTCTTACTTTTACCTGTGTGTAAAGGTTACTTCACAGTGACATCCATCCTCTGTTCTCTCTGCCTTTCTTTTTCCTCATGTCCTCTCTTTTGATTAGATCTACTTAAATCCTCGTATGAGAAACATTGTAGCACTTTAACCTAAGTAATCTCGTCTTTCAGAGAGATAAGATAGTGTTATTGATCGTCGGGGGAAGAG contains:
- the LOC135651977 gene encoding protein PHYTOCHROME KINASE SUBSTRATE 2-like; this translates as MASVKVAPKAPLAFENRPSKPRDDSFSTYLALVRENFPPELGNSAPERLSCRISLGTRRTLDGEIEIFDAEKYFSGGMDGDAPPQAPENGPEKPTKKEVRVRVRSRSTTGSISSEMTCNSRNTLLRDRRKHPVPGGQRKVKGKRFLGVFPCSCARKDAIDIDKDALSHARSDGLRKQLPQAGERRDEHLVSDSRLKSISPGLRQQVFASREERKGGGGPRVVFAPDFFDTASTHRRSLKIASGGEGGRDDDVQSDASSDLFEIESLSMTSSHPFITHEGTESVTTAAYEPSEASVEWSVVTGSVANFSIASERVAPAASLRKTRRSSRSGLLLGCVSEKAVDVTSGAKKPTGSASFDHWERSGIDGAARFRAESCGVDVGSGSTGRVFPPSPFGSSRSSHDL